In one Penaeus monodon isolate SGIC_2016 unplaced genomic scaffold, NSTDA_Pmon_1 PmonScaffold_110, whole genome shotgun sequence genomic region, the following are encoded:
- the LOC119568818 gene encoding uncharacterized protein LOC119568818, with translation MRCKLLMRQLTSLKEDTEGDALSWDDPIPHEMYNQSVYLFRDMYDLERIRFKRCVRPDSAVGNPTLVMYADASNLAYSTCAYVRFKLQNGSYLSQLLTAKSRIAPIRQITIPRLELCAAVLSTRLRKVIERETQFVFERVLHSVDSMIVRSQIQKESHGFGTFVATRVAEIQTLTNTDEWWWVASDGNVADFATRLQHPSSLGVDSLWQMGRKYLTLPISQWPISQPCMQELPDRTCISFTCNLGINCVQSRPIIDIERFSSYEKLIKTTATLHTELHSIDHGGVDLTLAKLQSKFWVPGARRVKSVKEKCVTCRKVDKLRMEQKMGQLPDKRLKPSPAFYNTSVDLFGPFLIRDTVKRRSRAKVYESNIYMFY, from the exons ATGCGATGCAAGCTATTAATGAGGCAACTGACCTCACTGAAAGAGGATACTGAGGGGGATGCTTTGAGTTGGGATGACCCCATTCCTCATGAAATGTACAATCAGTCGGTTTACTTATTTAGAGACATGTATGATCTGGAGAGAATTAGATTCAAAAGATGCGTTAGACCAGATTCTGCAGTCGGAAATCCCACTCTTGTTATGTATGCTGATGCCAGCAATCTTGCCTATTCCACATGTGCCTATGTTCGCTTCAAGTTACAAAATGGATCATATTTATCTCAGCTGCTAACAGCCAAAAGTAGGATAGCTCCAATTCGACAAATAACTATCCCAAGACTTGAACTTTGTGCAGCAGTGTTATCTACAAGGTTGCGAAAAGTAATTGAAAGGGAAACCCAATTTGTATTCGAGAGGGTGTTACATTCAGTTGACTCAATGATTGTTCGATCACAAATACAGAAGGAATCACATGGGTTTGGGACATTTGTTGCAACAAGAGTTGCAGAAATTCAAACCCTCACAAACACAGATGAATGGTGGTGGGTAGCCTCTGATGGCAATGTTGCTGACTTTGCCACACGTCTTCAACACCCTTCAAGCCTTGGAGTTGATTCTTTGTGGCAAATGGGTCGAAAATATCTGACTCTTCCCATAAGTCAGTGGCCAATCAGTCAACCTTGTATGCAAGAGTTACCTGATAGAACCTGCATCTCATTCACTTGCAATCTTGGAATCAACTGTGTTCAGTCAAGACCCATAATAGATATTGAAAGGTTCAGCTCATATGAGAAATTGATTAAAACTACTGCT ACTTTACATACAGAATTACATAGCATTGACCATGGAGGTGTAGATTTAACACTAGCCAAACTTCAGAGTAAATTCTGGGTACCGGGAGCACGCAGAGTAAAATCAGTCAAGGAGAAATGTGTAACTTGTAGAAAAGTAGACAAACTAAGAATGGAACAGAAAATGGGACAGCTTCCAGACAAGAGGCTAAAACCTTCCCCAGCATTTTATAACACATCTGTAGATTTATTTGGCCCATTTCTTATAAGAGATACTGTAAAACGAAGATCTAGAGCAAAAGTATACGAGAGTAATATTTACATGTTTTACTAG
- the LOC119568819 gene encoding uncharacterized protein LOC119568819: MGTQLMAANKEIRKMTEKWSISQISKFGSHQGTTWSFNKSADAPWQNGVCEALIKSVKRLLVIVVGENVLSFGELQTVMFEVANLLNERPIGLKPGYNIDLGSYLGPNDLLLGRASNKVPSGPMVNAADVKKRFSLIQSIVTTFWKRWMRDYFPTLIVRQKWHAEQRNLKRGDIVLVQDNELIRGN; the protein is encoded by the coding sequence ATGGGCACACAACTAATGGCTGCTAATAAAGAAATTAGGAAAATGACTGAAAAATGGAGCATTTCTCAAATATCCAAGTTTGGTTCACACCAAGGAACAACATGGTCCTTTAACAAATCAGCAGATGCGCCATGGCAGAATGGTGTTTGTGAAGCCCTGATCAAGTCAGTGAAGAGATTACTAGTGATAGTAGTTGGGGAAAATGTGTTGAGTTTTGGTGAATTACAGACAGTGATGTTTGAAGTAGCAAATCTATTAAATGAGAGACCTATTGGTCTGAAACCTGGTTATAACATAGATTTGGGATCCTATTTGGGTCCTAATGATTTGTTACTTGGTAGGGCAAGTAATAAAGTTCCTAGTGGACCCATGGTAAATGCAGCTGATGTGAAAAAACGATTTAGTCTTATTCAAAGTATTGTGACCACATTTTGGAAACGGTGGATGCGGGACTACTTCCCCACATTAATAGTTAGACAAAAATGGCATGCTGAacaaagaaatttgaaaaggggTGACATTGTACTAGTTCAGGACAATGAACTAATTAGAGGAAATTAG